One window from the genome of Hyphomonas neptunium ATCC 15444 encodes:
- a CDS encoding SDR family oxidoreductase, protein MRVFVTGATGFVGSAVVAELERRGHQVIGLARSERAARALLQSGIGIHRGDVDAPESLIPVLSEVDAVIHTAFNHDFSRYLENCEADRRLLDVLARALAGTDKALIATSATVVTETNGLMTEHKPASEQVPRSASEAFLSFADEGVRTAVVRLPPSVHGAGDAAFVPALIALARQHGASAYIGDGTNRWPAVHRDDAASLFCDAVEQPRPGARYHAVAETDIPFRDIAEAIGEGLGLPVRSLPVEQAETHFGWLAMFAAIDNPTSSDWTRKMTGWASHQAGLIQDMTGARYFDPQTR, encoded by the coding sequence ATGAGAGTATTTGTAACCGGAGCTACCGGCTTTGTCGGGTCGGCGGTTGTGGCAGAGCTGGAGCGGCGCGGCCATCAGGTGATCGGGCTCGCGCGCAGCGAGCGGGCCGCCAGGGCGCTTCTTCAGTCGGGGATCGGCATCCATCGCGGCGACGTTGACGCGCCCGAAAGTCTGATCCCGGTCCTCAGCGAGGTTGATGCTGTTATTCATACAGCCTTCAACCATGATTTTTCCCGCTACCTGGAGAATTGTGAAGCCGATCGCCGGTTGCTTGACGTTCTGGCCCGCGCCCTGGCCGGAACGGACAAAGCACTGATTGCGACGTCTGCCACTGTTGTCACAGAGACGAATGGTTTGATGACGGAGCATAAGCCTGCGTCAGAGCAGGTTCCGCGCAGCGCATCAGAGGCTTTTCTGAGCTTTGCCGATGAGGGCGTGCGCACCGCCGTTGTCCGTCTGCCGCCCAGCGTGCATGGGGCGGGGGACGCGGCATTTGTTCCTGCGCTGATCGCTCTGGCCAGGCAACATGGCGCCTCGGCCTATATCGGTGACGGCACCAATCGCTGGCCAGCGGTTCACCGCGACGACGCGGCCAGCCTGTTCTGTGACGCGGTTGAGCAGCCGCGGCCGGGGGCGCGCTATCACGCGGTCGCCGAGACCGACATTCCGTTTCGCGATATCGCTGAGGCGATCGGAGAGGGACTGGGCCTGCCGGTCCGGAGCCTGCCGGTCGAGCAGGCGGAAACGCATTTTGGCTGGCTTGCAATGTTTGCCGCGATCGACAATCCCACATCGAGCGATTGGACGCGGAAAATGACGGGCTGGGCATCCCATCAGGCCGGGCTCATCCAGGATATGACGGGCGCCCGCTATTTCGATCCCCAGACCCGCTAA
- a CDS encoding helix-turn-helix transcriptional regulator, with amino-acid sequence MDTAKDFSTFLKDRRQRLDPAALGFTGRRRTPGLRREEVAARANISTTWYTWLEQGRGGAPSARVLESLASALMLTEAERDYLFLIGIGRPARAGTAAPEGVAPRLQRVLDALPLIPALVATSSWDVIGWNQAARRVLTDYDLLPPGERNILRLMFLDSQTQAAQSDWALTARYLVATFRAETARAGHNPRAADLLAELSANSEAFVRLWKENDVLRPGEGTKTILKPKVGEVCLEFSSFAVDGRPDLKLMIYNPASDADREKIEQLCS; translated from the coding sequence ATGGACACGGCCAAAGACTTCAGCACCTTCCTGAAAGATCGCCGGCAGCGGCTCGATCCCGCCGCGCTGGGGTTCACGGGCCGGCGGCGCACGCCGGGCCTGCGCCGCGAGGAGGTTGCCGCCCGGGCGAATATCAGCACGACCTGGTATACCTGGCTGGAACAGGGCCGCGGCGGCGCCCCCTCGGCCCGCGTCCTCGAAAGCCTCGCGAGCGCGCTGATGTTGACGGAGGCAGAGCGGGACTATCTCTTCCTGATCGGAATCGGCCGGCCGGCGCGCGCAGGCACCGCAGCCCCGGAGGGGGTCGCCCCGCGCCTGCAGCGCGTGCTCGATGCCCTCCCCCTCATCCCCGCCCTCGTTGCCACCTCGAGCTGGGATGTCATCGGCTGGAACCAGGCCGCGCGACGAGTGCTGACAGACTATGACCTTCTGCCGCCCGGGGAGCGGAATATCCTGAGACTGATGTTTCTCGATAGTCAGACACAGGCCGCCCAGTCCGACTGGGCGCTGACAGCGCGGTATCTGGTGGCCACCTTCCGGGCAGAAACCGCGCGGGCGGGACATAATCCGCGGGCTGCCGATCTCCTGGCAGAACTTTCCGCCAACAGCGAGGCCTTTGTTCGTCTATGGAAGGAAAACGATGTCCTGCGGCCCGGCGAAGGCACAAAAACGATCCTCAAGCCAAAGGTGGGCGAAGTTTGCCTGGAATTCTCTTCCTTTGCCGTTGATGGCCGCCCCGACCTGAAGCTCATGATCTATAATCCTGCCAGCGACGCGGACAGGGAGAAGATCGAGCAGCTGTGCAGCTAG
- the cobA gene encoding uroporphyrinogen-III C-methyltransferase, protein MTVRITLVGAGPGAADLLTLRAVRAIEAAEVVLIDALVSDEVRSLIPPGARIIEVGKRGHKPSAGQDFINRTLVRYAQQGFNVVRLKGGDPSIFGRAAEERAALEAMGIEVAVVPGITSASAAAAQFRISLTERGTARRVLFATGHRAEGPETDWESAADPATTVCLYMAAHDFAAIAAALIAAGRRADTPAIAVCDVERPAARMLAATLATLAARLAADAFEGPVVILVGDVCRRAVSSPCAPHFREGERRVSLPGLL, encoded by the coding sequence ATGACCGTCCGTATCACCCTGGTTGGGGCTGGCCCAGGCGCGGCCGATCTCCTGACGCTTCGCGCCGTGCGGGCGATCGAGGCGGCCGAGGTCGTCCTGATCGATGCGCTGGTGAGCGATGAGGTCAGATCGCTCATTCCTCCCGGCGCCCGGATCATTGAGGTTGGCAAGCGCGGGCACAAGCCTTCGGCCGGACAGGATTTCATCAACCGGACTCTGGTTCGATATGCGCAGCAGGGGTTCAATGTGGTCCGGCTGAAGGGCGGCGATCCTTCCATCTTTGGACGGGCGGCCGAGGAGCGGGCCGCGCTTGAGGCTATGGGAATCGAGGTTGCCGTCGTTCCCGGAATAACCAGCGCATCGGCGGCCGCTGCGCAGTTTCGAATCTCTCTTACCGAACGGGGCACGGCCCGGCGGGTCCTGTTCGCAACGGGGCACCGGGCAGAGGGACCGGAAACCGACTGGGAGAGCGCCGCGGATCCTGCCACGACGGTATGCCTCTATATGGCCGCACATGATTTTGCGGCCATCGCGGCCGCGTTGATTGCGGCGGGCCGTCGGGCGGACACACCGGCCATCGCTGTCTGCGATGTGGAGCGACCGGCCGCAAGGATGCTGGCGGCGACCCTTGCAACGCTGGCTGCCCGGCTCGCGGCCGACGCGTTTGAAGGGCCCGTCGTCATCCTGGTCGGCGACGTGTGCCGCAGGGCCGTTAGCTCACCCTGCGCACCGCATTTCCGAGAGGGTGAGCGACGGGTCAGCCTGCCTGGTTTGCTCTAA
- a CDS encoding alginate export family protein encodes MLRFSGVFAGLLSSGFLGCLAFSEASAQAAADPFRAWLEFRPRWEAADQDGVRPAEALTVRTRLGFETRAWKDLSATLEFEDVRSLYGNYNDAVPPAEPYAVIADPEVTEVNLAQLVWKPAEAFSATLGRQRINLDDQRFVGGAAWRQDEQTFDALRLDYAAGPVQASYAYVDRVNRIFGDDLDWDSNTHMANLRVSPGPSLELTGFAYLMDFEDGGAPVSNATYGARMTGVIAQSGRKLAYAASLARQTDYGGNPVSYEARYAAAELTLSDGPVAGRLGWERLGAGDGGAFQTPLATGHAFNGFADVFLTTPRDGLDDIYVGASYTSALALGPILKPAVSLTWHDFSAERTGADLGTELDLTTTFALSGDLSGVVKLARYNGAGGLSDRTRFWLGFTWKAWQ; translated from the coding sequence ATGTTGCGATTTTCCGGAGTTTTTGCAGGGCTGCTGAGCAGCGGATTTTTAGGATGCCTGGCGTTTTCAGAAGCCTCAGCGCAGGCCGCAGCCGACCCTTTCCGCGCCTGGCTGGAGTTCAGGCCCCGCTGGGAAGCAGCAGATCAGGACGGTGTCCGGCCGGCCGAGGCCCTGACCGTGCGCACGCGGCTCGGATTTGAAACCCGAGCCTGGAAGGATCTGTCTGCAACTTTGGAATTCGAGGATGTGAGATCCCTGTACGGCAATTATAATGATGCGGTTCCGCCCGCTGAACCCTATGCGGTCATCGCCGATCCTGAGGTCACGGAAGTGAACCTGGCGCAGCTTGTCTGGAAGCCCGCAGAGGCGTTCAGCGCCACGCTCGGCCGGCAGCGGATCAATCTGGATGACCAGAGATTCGTCGGCGGCGCGGCGTGGCGCCAGGACGAACAGACCTTTGATGCCCTTCGGCTCGACTATGCCGCCGGCCCGGTTCAGGCGAGCTACGCCTATGTGGACCGCGTCAACCGGATCTTCGGGGACGACCTTGATTGGGACAGCAACACGCATATGGCAAACCTGCGCGTGTCTCCCGGCCCGTCCCTGGAGCTCACGGGATTTGCGTATCTGATGGATTTTGAGGACGGCGGGGCCCCGGTATCGAACGCGACCTATGGCGCCCGGATGACCGGCGTCATCGCCCAATCGGGCAGGAAGCTCGCCTATGCGGCCAGTCTGGCGCGGCAGACGGACTATGGCGGCAATCCGGTAAGCTATGAGGCCCGTTATGCCGCAGCCGAACTGACCCTGTCAGACGGGCCGGTTGCCGGACGCCTGGGATGGGAGCGCCTGGGGGCCGGCGACGGCGGCGCCTTCCAGACGCCGCTCGCGACCGGGCATGCCTTCAACGGCTTTGCAGATGTCTTCCTGACGACGCCGCGAGACGGGCTCGATGATATTTATGTAGGGGCGAGCTATACCAGCGCCCTGGCACTTGGCCCAATCCTGAAACCCGCTGTTTCGCTGACGTGGCATGACTTTTCTGCAGAGCGGACGGGCGCGGATCTGGGCACCGAGCTGGACCTGACAACGACGTTTGCTCTGAGCGGGGATTTATCCGGTGTGGTAAAACTCGCCCGCTATAACGGCGCAGGGGGGCTGTCAGACAGGACGCGTTTCTGGCTGGGGTTTACCTGGAAGGCCTGGCAATGA